DNA from Mycolicibacterium alvei:
GCGGCACCGGCCGTGCGGTACGGCGGATTTCGGTGATCGGCCAACACTTTGCGAGACTCTATGGCATGGCCGCGCGAGGCAATGTCGATCCGCAAAAGACCAGGGCCGCGGTCGCCGTCGTGGCCGACTGGCTGCGCACACCCACCCATCCGGAACCGGCCCGCACCGAACTGGCCGAGGCGGTCCGGTTGACGGCCCGCACCCTGGCGGCGATGGCACCGGGCGCCAGCGTCGAGGTCCGGGTGCCGCCCTTCGTGGCGGTGCAGTGCATCGAAGGGCCGCGGCACACCCGCGGCAATCCGCCCAACGTCGTGGAGACCGATCCGCGGACCTGGCTGCTGCTGGCCACCGGACTGCTCGATCTCGACGCCGCCGGTTCCGCGGTGCAGATGTCGGGATCGCGGGCCGGCGAAGTTGCGCGGTGGCTGCCGCTCGTGGACCGATCCGACTGACTCATCGGAAGTACGGATACTCCTGCACCCAGTGGAAGCCGCGGTTGCGCAGGGTGAATTGGTCGAGATCCAGACGGTCGAGCGAGATCGTGACGTCGCGGCCGGACAACGTGCCGGTCAGTCGCAGCTGGTCAGACGCCGGCTCGGAGGCGGTGAGCGTGGCCAGGGGTGAGCCGTCCGGTCCCGACACCGTCAGGCTGT
Protein-coding regions in this window:
- a CDS encoding sterol carrier family protein — encoded protein: MAARGNVDPQKTRAAVAVVADWLRTPTHPEPARTELAEAVRLTARTLAAMAPGASVEVRVPPFVAVQCIEGPRHTRGNPPNVVETDPRTWLLLATGLLDLDAAGSAVQMSGSRAGEVARWLPLVDRSD